A stretch of Crossiella cryophila DNA encodes these proteins:
- a CDS encoding cytochrome P450: MTASECPVHNYPFGEQRGLDEHPGLQAARAAEGLTRIQMPYGDPAWLVTRYHDIKVVLADPRFSRTAVLGKDVARSTPAIETDMSILSMDPPEHTRLRRLVARAFTVRQVDALRPVVEETINTLLDAMAANGNTADLASALSWPLPVRVISSLLGVPVADHSRFAQWTDDIMSVNAEDLDLIIAARDGLIGYLAELIAQRRAQPGEDLLSKLVEARDLDDRLDETELVVFGMTLLLAGHETTANQIGNFLFQLLSRPELWKRLVAEPELVPGAVEELLRHTPLASAGNFPRMAIEDVELGGTLVRAGEVVVVHMAAGNRDETVFPDAATIDLTRDAANHIAFGHGAHHCLGARLARVELQLVLSALISRFPGLHLTVPAEEVPWRTARLVNGVSSLPVGW, encoded by the coding sequence ATGACCGCCAGCGAATGCCCCGTGCACAACTACCCCTTCGGGGAACAGCGCGGCCTGGACGAGCACCCCGGCCTGCAGGCCGCCCGCGCCGCCGAGGGCCTCACCCGGATCCAGATGCCCTACGGCGACCCGGCCTGGCTGGTCACCCGGTACCACGACATCAAGGTGGTGCTCGCCGACCCCAGGTTCAGCCGGACCGCGGTGCTGGGCAAGGACGTCGCACGCAGCACCCCGGCCATCGAGACCGACATGTCCATCCTGTCCATGGACCCGCCCGAGCACACCCGGCTACGCAGGCTGGTCGCCAGGGCCTTCACCGTCCGGCAGGTCGACGCGCTGCGCCCGGTGGTCGAGGAGACCATCAACACGCTGCTGGATGCCATGGCGGCCAACGGGAACACCGCCGACCTGGCCTCGGCGCTGAGCTGGCCGCTGCCGGTGCGGGTGATCTCCAGCCTGCTCGGTGTGCCGGTGGCGGACCACTCCAGGTTCGCCCAGTGGACCGACGACATCATGTCGGTCAACGCCGAGGACCTGGACCTGATCATCGCCGCCAGGGACGGCCTCATCGGCTACCTCGCCGAGCTGATCGCCCAGCGTCGCGCGCAGCCAGGTGAGGACCTACTCAGCAAACTCGTCGAGGCCCGCGACCTGGACGACCGGCTGGACGAGACCGAACTCGTCGTCTTCGGCATGACCCTGCTGCTGGCCGGGCACGAGACCACCGCCAACCAGATCGGCAACTTCCTCTTCCAGCTGCTCAGCCGGCCGGAGCTGTGGAAACGGCTGGTCGCCGAGCCGGAACTGGTGCCAGGCGCGGTGGAGGAACTGCTCCGGCACACCCCGCTGGCCTCGGCCGGGAACTTCCCGCGGATGGCGATCGAGGACGTGGAACTCGGCGGCACCCTGGTGCGGGCCGGGGAGGTCGTGGTGGTGCACATGGCCGCCGGCAACCGGGACGAGACCGTCTTCCCCGACGCCGCGACCATCGACCTCACCCGGGACGCGGCCAACCACATCGCGTTCGGCCACGGCGCGCACCACTGCCTCGGCGCCCGGCTGGCCAGGGTGGAGCTGCAACTGGTGCTCAGCGCGCTGATCAGCCGCTTCCCCGGCCTGCACCTGACGGTGCCTGCCGAGGAAGTGCCGTGGCGGACGGCCCGCCTGGTCAACGGGGTCAGCTCCCTACCGGTCGGTTGGTGA